Part of the Ornithodoros turicata isolate Travis chromosome 6, ASM3712646v1, whole genome shotgun sequence genome, CAGAGAACCAGTGCTCATGGAATTTGCTGCAAATGCTTTGAGGGGTGCCATAGTATTATCAGCATGAGCATTGTCGTTGGAGTAACTGCTACAGATTATGTGGCAAGGCTGTATGAATCAGCGATATTGTTCATATATCTTATATCAAGATGTGGTCCCCTGTTCACTTAATCTTGGGCAGATAGTCGTTGCAGTTGTCCAGACGACTTGTTCTACCacactttttgtttgttcgttccGAATAGTGTCGCCTAAAGCACCACGGCATCGTCACCTATATACGTcaactaatacccctgtcacacggcaaaccgaatggcattcccagGGAATGACAGttgcaccgaatgtcattcgtttgtcttacatcgagctacacgaagaaacagaatgtcattcgcaaatgatgttagtgtcgataattaagacaccacGGCCGAACATATTAACCATTATACCGGTACATTGattagttatatttttattccttttgctcgaaactagcgaaacatgagattatttcacaaaatcgttgcTTTTTCAAAGACACTTAATTGGCTAAGCATCACAAGCAAAGATAACTAAGAAGCCTGTCTGCACCACACTTGGCAACGTGGAGACTTggaacgagggtagttctcCGAAGAACAGTAtttagccttccttccttcgtgtcaaaagttagcaaattcgtgataaaatatatGAGTACAACTTTTCACCCGTCTTTCTTCAAACGGTTTATTATtacgttgttgtttttgcgtacctctctactgcgaggATACACAGTCGGTGTGAGAGGGAAAAGGGGCGAattgccatttggtttcaccgtgtgacacgaaacgaatgtcattcagtgtgaatgtcattcgctgggaatgacattcaatttgccgtgtgacaggggtataacgcCATCGGTTGCCACAAACGCGTCTGCTTGCACCCCTATCTTCTGTGCttgatatctttttttttcctcctcctcccccttcCCATCATACCAACCACAGGGACAAATAAGACCCGACGACTCAATTTCTCACCTTTCCCATCACTCGGCGCACATCTGCGTGTGAGGGACGCACAAAACCCCATTGTCCGCACGCGCGGAACTGTGCACAACAGTTTGTCGGCAAAGGCGTGACCGAAAGCACGGCTAAACATGCGCGACCCCCACCCCCACCTGATTGACAGGGACGGCGTCTTCGTTTCCACGACAACCGCCGCTCTGGCGCCACGAGTTCAATGGCGGAATGCATGCCGCGCATGCCTCCTCAACAGGTTGCTGCTTTCCTTTGAAGTGGGGGAATCAGACTGGCGCCACTGCCAATAAAAGACTGTTTCGCGCCCGTACGAGCTATTTGGTGCGGCATCTTCTTTGTTGTGGAGACCCGAGAAAAATGAtagcaagaagaagaagaagaaaaaaaaaaactctgttcTCTCATTTGTTTGGGTTTGGGACAAACCTACGGGGTGGTAGTGTTACCGTTGCCGAGAAACTCGGCGCCAGTCTGCTGCATTGGTGACGGGGTTTTTTGTGTGGAAGGAATAAATGAGATAATAGAGGGGGTGGACGTGTAATGTGAATGCGGAAGATTAGTCTTAAAGTTGGTATTCGATCCTTTCAAGGTGTTGTGCGAAAGTGATTCTCACTGGAGTAAGGTCATCATTGGCGCCGGGGGTATAAGTATCACGCTGCGTAGCTGGATCTTTGGATGATGTGGGTAGCTATCTTCATTTTCTACGATCTTCGACACGGATATCATACAGTCTTCGTCACCTGATGTATCAGTCACGGCTGCAGTAGAAACTTTCTGGATGCTGCCTTTATATAGTGTATCATTTTTTCACTTGTTCATCCGTTATGCTGTCAGCACATCACCATTAACCTCCACTAGCTTTTCAAGGTCTGTACCATTGGCAGCCCTTGAATGGTGCAAGCGGAATGAGTAGAGAACTCCACCAGGTGTGGCGCAATAAATCCTAATATTTTTAactccaatccaatccaatccaatttgTCTTCGACATATTCCACCATTTGTTTCAACGGATCCCCGGATTTTCTTGGATGCTTTTGCAGATCGCTGCAGTGCAGTTCTTATTTTCGAACGGGACTCCCTTTGAATCAAATTTAAATTGTGGGAGGGTGGCGAGCACATACGGGGAAACTTTGCTGAAGCCAAACGTAGCAGTACTACTTTTTgcacccccccctcccctgcaAGATATCACCTCCAGTATGATGTCGCAAAAAGTCGTGTATTTCTGGAGCCATATTTCTCCTAATCTGCAACGCAGCATTACCAGCGCACGTATTCAGCTCCAAGGTCTTCTTGTATATCTCTAACTAGAAGTGAAAGCCAGATGAAATCTCATACTGACACTTGCAAGATGCAAACAACGCTGGATCGTATCATAAACTTTCACGCAGCTTGGAATATCACGGCGTTGACAACGTGTAACCGACACCGCTTTGGTCAAGAAAGACGGAGAAAACAAATTTGGCTGGGCGGTTTAACTTCGGATTTGCTGCCTGGTTTCTatcacaaagtgcgcagtctAGCAACATTCGAAATCATGCTCCTCGCCCCCTTCTCATCCCTCAAGGGGTTTGAAAGCGGACTTAAGCTCATCATCATCTTCTGGCCGTTCTTTATCAGACGGAGGCTGATGATAACGCGGAGCGGTTATCGCTGCCTTCTCGGTTTCTGTTGAACTTTCCCACGGCTCCTTGCACTTGTAAAGACAAGTAGACGACAAATGACAAATCAGGGATCGCGTCATGCTGGTCACGTGCCTTCGAGCACGGAAAGTAGTAATGTATGGGTGCACAGTATTTGTAAACGTTCAGTACTTTGTCCGTTTATGTTTATTGGTAGCGTGTAAAGCAGTGGTGGGCAATCCGAGGCATATGATGTGGGTGAGTTGAGGAGGAATTTATCTCGGGAATTTGCGGCCGCGATTGTTTGCTGAGGGTAGTTTCGAAAGGATTCGATTGTAAGATTATACTATACTTCCAAGGGAGTATACTAAGATTGGTATAATGCACAACATGGAATGGCGTCATTATTGTATATCTTTTTGTTGAATACTGAGGcactttcttctcttctttgctTTTCACGAGGTATTGTTCGCTGCATCGTACTTCATAGAAACATAATTCCAGTTCTGTACCCCTTCAGCAGCTCAACTGTTTTGTTGCCTCGTTCTGACTTGCCATCTTCGGGTACAATTCGCTTCCACTTTAATCGTGACCAGCCAatgaaaaaatataaaaaaattatGCACCATTACAGCAGTTTGAAATTCAATGTACAAACGGAGTACGTAATTACTTTTGTGCATAGTATTTCTGTATACCACGACGTCGTGCCTTTCGGATGGTGTAAGCTGGATTTATCTGTCTACGACCTCCCTAATCATTATTGTGCTACACCAATGCTGAGAGCACAAAAGACGTGTGTCTTCCGTCTCAGGCATCATCCTGTTCTGGAAACAAAGCAAGTCATTCATAGCATAGCGGCACTGCATGCACTTCCATCGTCCATTTTACTAGGGTATTTCACGAATCGTGCATGACCGCTATCACccctgcaaaaaagaaagacgggaAGGCATTAGGCAGCAACAAATACCTAGTCGCAGCGCACTAGTTGCTAGACTGCTTTATTCAACTTGCTCTGAACTGCATTCGGAGTTCGACGCAGGAATTCTGTTAGGTGTGCTCTTGTGTGCTCTTTTTGTTCACATTCGTTGCTTTAGAGCCGGATGGCAACTAACTTGAAGGATACATAATGTATCTCGTTGGGCCTGTTGGTCAGACATACTAAAAATGGGCAAAAGCGCTAAAAATACGCACGACAAGAACATGAAGAAGCGACACCGACACACACCCCAAGCGCggttggtgtgtgtgtgtcgcttcatttcatttcatttcatttcatgaattgtaaccCTAAAGGGCCCTGGGTGGGGCGTTACATAGGGTGGGGAGTTACAAAGGTAATAATAGTACAAGCGTCTGAATATCTATTCAGTTTGGTTAGTGGCAacagaaaaggcatacacacTGGTCAATAAGTTCTGGTTACTGGTTCATTAATACTGATAACAGGTTAATTAATGACACCTGGTAAATTATTCCACAATCATTATGGGTGATCATAAATTGATGGGGCGAATACAGGAATCGGTTAGTGCGAACGTGCTCCTTCGTGTCCTTGTTCTGCGtatttttagcgcttttacctCTCTTTAATATTGAAGGATACGCTGGAATATTCAGCTTTTCTACGAAGCTGTACTTGATAACTAAGTTGCAGTGCGCATGTCCAAATGATTTGTTTTGCGTTTCCGTCTGCATAGACGCATATAGCATGGCAGGAACTTCAGCATACCAAGACACATGCATAAGAAAACTGATGACGATTAAAAATACGCGAAGAAACTACACGCAACGTAGAAGTTGCAACAGGTATACAACGCATACGTCGAGGATTCAGAGGGTGTTCTCCGGTAAATGCTTCTATATATCATGTACTTCTCTTATTGTACTTTCTAGTCAGATGTGAAGTCAGATATGTGAAGTGAAGTCAGTATGTGTGCACAATAACGTCGGAGCCAAACAAAATAAATTATACCATTTTCatttatttgcttttgctaCAATCATAAGCTTTTCCGTAAGGAACCGATTGCATGTCGGTGTTTGCAACATAGCTTGCTCGTGTATTATCTTTTCGCCAAGTGAGCTGCCCATCCCGGGTCGACGACACCGATCCTCCTCTTGTTGACGTTCATTGTATAGCGTGACGTCACCCCTTTTTGTTCTCCTTGGTTGTTTTGAGGTCGGGCCGTCACGCATAAAAGCTCACGGTGGCATCGGTCACGCGCGCTCCCTATGCTCAATCGCCGTGACTCGGCTGGAAATGTAACTCATTAGCCCCATCGAAGTCGTACCTGCATCGGCGGCAGGTGTCGGATCCGCGTTTTGCACGCGTTGCTACCGCGTGTCCCGTCTACTGGGAGACGGGCAGCTTCAGGGGTAATTATCGATGTTAATAGCCAAGATGTAATCGCTTTCTGAGACTGAGGGCAGGGGCTACTTGCACAAGGGTGAAGAAGCCACCGGCGAATGCTGCTTGCGTCCAGGGGAGTCAATGTGGCAACCGCGGTCTAAGTGATGCAGGTGGATGAGTCAGGCTAGGAGGGACTGAAGAAGCCAGCGTGCAGGAATCATGAATCATAATAGGCGTAAAATAGTGGACTGCCGGCGTGTTTTCGATGTAAATTCACTCGTCGGTAAAGGGGGATGTGTTTAGGCGTATCCCGTTATCTGTATTCCGCTATAAATATTGACATGAACCTCGACTCCGCTAATGAGTCGCAAAAATTGTCCACTCCACCAGAGCTTCCTCCCTTTATGAAGTTTCTTATTATATTCTAATTTGTTGTCACCTTAAATTCGGGCTAAACAAGATCATTTGTGTGGTCTAACAGAATGGAGAAACAAATACATACAGCACAACATGCGACACGGAGCGCTGTAGATGACGTACCATTTTGCCAATGTATTGACACGTACCTTAACAGTATTTAGCTGAAACGTTTGCTAGCATTGTGTAGCATCGTCGGGTTCATGCGTGCCGCTCGTTAgtgatagccaaggtcgtgctgaagactgagaggtggtgggttcgagtcctaccaccgactgtgcgttctgaggttttccctgggttttccgaagactttccagaccaatgtcggcacggttccccctgaagccggcccaggacgtatactaaccctcctgtccccgcctccttcctgctgtcctctccccatctgtccatATATGttcgccgttcatagccacagttgcttcgcggcgccaaaacgaaataaaaaagTCAGTCCTTGTTCTTTTCGGCTGAATATTGTATGAGCATGAATCAACACCTGCTACTTTGCTACATTACCACCATTACCAATTAGTACCATTAGTACATTACCACAACAGCATAGCATATATATAGCATAACGGAACTGCACAACCATGCGGTCCAGTGAAAATATGTCCGAGCTCAAAGCCCGGAAAAGTCCCTAAAGCACGTACAAAAGTGTACATATCGTTGTATGTGGCTATGTGCAAACCTGTAGAATTCGCTTTGTGACGCCGTTTATGACAATTCGCATTATCCTAGCGCAGTCCTGCGCAGAGAAGAGGGAAAACCGCGCAAAGATAACAGAAAACTCTCCTTGTTTGAAAGGAAGTTTAGCTGGCAATGATTGGTTAGCAAAACAAGCAAGCTGGTTCACACACACGTGGCATGTCTGTCATCTCTGGAAGGGATTATCGAAGTGACCGGCAGCTGCGAGATCCATGGCCGGATGAGTGGCAGCCCTTGCACCCTCCAAGGGCCAAGACAAAGACACCCAGTCGTTCCAAGAAGTTTGAGAGAGTCAACCTCTGGGAATGCCAGATGGTGCCTCGTATTGTTCCTCCTGTTCGACCTCAGCTGTAGTGAATATAGACAAAGCGGTCTATACTTCCTTCTCAGCATGTTGGGACATGTGCGGATAACCTCGACGAAATTCACTGTTAAAGTGGCGGAAGTGTGATTGCTCAGTTGGGTGCAATAGGTTAGGCGGAGTGGCAAGCCAGCGGGACTCGGCTAACATCTCCAAGGCACCATAAGTTATGAAACTAATCAATGAGCTgatagaaagcaaaaaaaaaaaaaaaacgatccgATAACGACATGATATTCCAACGATTGGCAGATGCATATATAGGTTTTATGTAACATTTTCCAGGTGGGCGTAGCTTTATGTCCCTGTCTACGTTTTCGCTACAATTTTTGTGTTACATTTACATACTGCCACACTAACATCACTTCAGGTATTCATGTGCCCGGGTTCAGAACGGACCAAGCGTAATGCGCAAAGGGAAAAGGTAAGCATTTCATGCCACCGTGACACACTATGTCCACCACACACTCCGAGAAAAGGGAGTAGTCTTATTCCCTTGGGGAGTAACTGCATTGTCACATCCACTCAGGAGGGGTGAATGCACGGAAGTGTATGCGAAGTTTAGGTCTGGCTTGGGAGTAAATTTCATGGTCAGAAAACTAAAATGGGGGACTGGTTGCAATCTAGAAGACAAGAAGCTGTAGTTGCCTCCcaatttcctcctcctcctcctcctttatttttttttagagtaGAAATACCACGTGGAATGTGTTTCCAACTGTATCAAAAGACCTTGCAAAAAAACACTGCAGTCATGGAGCCATATTTTCCGTGCTGCACTCGACATTAGCAATAAGTCATTACATTAGCAATATCTCGCGGATATCAGCGGTGCGGCgtcaactctttttttttccctccgcATATTAGCTCGTTAGTGGACGAATCgtgagaagtcacgtgacgtgGGTTCCTCCACGTCTGGACAGCGGCGCCCATGCAGCGCGTGAGAAACTTACATTGAATATCAATTTGGCACCGCGCGGCATGCCGAAAGAAAGGGTCACGTGAgaccttcgatgtcgaagcggGTCTCCGGTTCAGTGACTCGGCTCCTTTTAACTGGCGCCTGATTAACGTCACGACGGGTTTTTGAACCGGTAACAGCACCGGCCTGACGCCGGAATAGACTTTAAAGTGTGCGCACGTGCACTGAAAGGGGTCCAACTGTATATAATTTAGTGTCGCCGGCCACTGCAGGGACCTGGAACGTGTGAGGTCCGCCGCCCTTTTTATATAGGAGGTGACACTGGCGTGACGAGAGGCGCTGCTAGATATTACGAGAGTACAGCTTTGGGCAGAGTCCGCAATATTGGTGACATTGCGTAGTTGAGGTAAAGTGAAAGCCTACGTGATGTGTCGGTTATAATAGGCGGTATACGCGTGCTTGTAAGGACTTAATGTGTTTGTCTGGAACGGCTCAGTGTACTGAAAATGCCAGTGCTGTCGGTTATTCTTTGCCAAATTTTTTCCGGACATGGCAGTTATCAACGGACAATTTAGGCGTCTAGACCAAGGAGCGAAACTAGAGATGGCACGGCATCCTAGTAGAGGCTCTACCACGAaaacttttgtgtaacgtgcaccGGTGGATGATGGGAGTTGCACTGCAACGCGTTATACAGTATactggaaaatacggtacatacgcaagcaggagagagagagagatgtcaCTTGAAACGTCagagtgacaaaaaaaaaaaaaaagtttccgaaacgttttgttttctttttttgtgtgtgatttGTGAGGGGGCCATCGGTTACTGTGAATGAGATACCACTCGTAGGGCATCGTATTTTTTATGCATTCGAAATTCTTATTCCCCTTCCCCTCACTTTTCCCTctcccccgagcaacatgccgccagcctaggcaggcaggcagaccgctcgccTACCCAACTACTACTCGTTAGCCTCTCAACCCCCCTTCTTCCTTTCAATCCCTAGCACTGGGCAGTCACCTTGAAAGGCTGTGAATTAGCGCGGTGTGCACATTAGTGGAACTGTCATCTCCACAGGTTTCTTTTTTCATATCCGTTCACCCGTCGAGGAAAGTAAGCACGATAAACACGCTTTGGATTTAAAGGCCACATTTGGCACTCTTACTACAAATTCCTGCCAGAGGCACGACGTCTCCCAGCAGGCTCCGTAATCGAGGAACAGAAGACGATTAACACCTGGCTACAACACGTCACCGTCCGTCCAGCGTGCCGCTGGACACCTGAAGCACGAGGAGGGGAGCCACCAAAAAGAGTTGCGCCATGAAAACGCTAAAGGGGAAGGAGAAAACGTGCCGTGCGAACTGCCTTCGGTCGAGGTCACATCAGCCGGCCGTACAGGCAGACAGGTGCAGGGTGGAGGGGGAGAAAAAGCCTCACTCTCAACAGAATAACCATTCCACAGCTGCTGCTCTTGCATGGGAAACCTTTTGCCGCCTCTCTCTGCGACAGCTGCGGCACCACTGCTGCCCCCTACTGCTGGTTGCAGCACTCTCACGATCCCCCATTGGCTGGTCCAACCCGCGGGGTCCTCCCCCCGAAGCCTCATTGGCGAACGCTGCCGAGCGCCGTATAAAAGGAACCGAGCGGTCGAACGTTGCCACACACTCACTTGTGAGCTGCTGTTACCTCGCTTTTGGATTACTCCTCTCGCTTCCTTTCGGATTACAAACATGAAGGCCGATCAGCAGGTGCCACTGAGCCGGTGTATGGCTAAGGTCTCCGACGGTCGAGTGTCGCGACCCCGCAAGGACCGCGATCTCAACCAGGAAGAGATGCAGTCGCTTCTGGCCAAGCTCAAGGAACTTGTGCCCAACATGCCCCGCAACAAGAGGTTATCCAAGCTGGAGATTATTCAGAATGTCATCGATTACATCCTCGACTTGCAACTGGCCCTCGAAGCGCACCCAGCGTCTCGTCCGTCCAACGGTACGAGTCCAGTCCGGCAGCCGCTCGGAGTTCTGTCCCCGTCTTCCAACACAGTCGCCAACACCTGTGGTGTTTTAGAGGTATGTATCCTTACACATGCATTTCATCCTGCTTTTTTTCGCGTACTGCGTCGTTAGAGCGTGAAGACTGCCCCTACTGTAGCCAGCATGTGTCCCAATCAGCCGAAGATATCGCGTTGTACGTTTCCGCCGGTTATTGCTCATAGTCATACTTGCTGAGTTCGGATGTTCAGCGATAAGGATAGGAAGTCGTGATGGCATGCAGGCTTAGTCGTGCAGCTGGTGACGCATACCCCCTGTTTTTCAATTCTGTAAGCGTGCAACGCTTCCAGTTCCACGCGGTAGTAGCAATGTTgccagtagtgcaacttccagTGCACGCAGCTTGGAAATTAATGCAGTACAAAGTTTTCCGTAAGCTGCAGAAACAAAACAGCTGTTGCCGTCCTTCCAAACGTAGCATGTCCTCCGTCCCCGCTCGCTGCCCTACCTACGTCGGTGCCATCTAAGGTGTGCTTTGAGAGGGCTGTCGAAATTGTCGATGCACCTGTTTTCGAGGGCCTTTTTTAGAAGTGGCCACCAGCGTTCTTGTAGTAGGATGATTGCGTAAAAGCCCGCGTTGTCTTCCTTTTCGCGTTGACTACCTTTGTTGCCCGCGAAGGCCGATCGCTGCTGCCGTCAGGCCAAGGAAAAGGTACTTGACTTCCTCTTGAAACAGGTTTCGTGGTACTGCCGACACTATTTGGGTCAGCACTGTTAGATGGCCGTGTATTTGTGCGTGCGCGTTCCCTTGACGACTGTGCAGAGATTGTTCCGTTGATGCCTTGCGAGAAAGATCCGGTTGCTCACGGTgctttcttcttgttcttcctCAGATGAACGGCGTGGACAAGATTCCAAGCCACTTAACGGACCTGATCGCCGCTGTTGTGCAGCAGCCCTCACGGCCCGTGTCGTGCTAGAGACTTTGTGAAGCACAAGGGACATTTCACCGTTTATTTGCCTCCCTCTGTGGCGTACGGTGCGCGCAAGAATGCCACGAACTCTTGCCAACTGGCTAGTCGTTCGCCCTACGAAAGTGAAGCCTGCGTAACATCTGCTGCTTCTGCTCCCAGAGTATATAGGGTGATCGTGGCTGAGCACGAAGGACAGTATTAAGACATCTCCCTGTGCTCGAGCTTGCCGCATCCCAAGGCTTGCCCCCTTCCAAGTTTTGTCATCGATAGTGGGTCAACGTCTACGTGCAATCTTGTGAGTCGAGGGTTCGAGTGACCCCGACGACGTCGTGTAGGATCCTTGAATAGAGGGATCTCTTTATTTATGTAAAGTTGTACAAGTACAaacactccttttttttttaatcacgcGACAAGCTCCCATTACGGAACGCCTGCATTTCAACGCTAGTCTAGATGAGATCACATACATTGTACGCAAAATAGCAGGGCAGTTCTAtgtctttctgtttttttttttttttttttatccacgCTTCACCTTCATGTTTACCAGGTTCCTGTCACATTACTTGGGTGGGGTGGGTCCAAGAAAAAATTCCATGACTTGATTTCGTCTGTGATGATGTTTAATGAATCCATATTACAAACAACTATGACTTTGTCACAAAATGACTTGAGCCTTGCCCCCTTTTTTGTATACTATGTCTGGTAAACTACTTACTTTTTTATGCATAATGCCCTCCCTGGCAGTAGGGCCCTGTAACTATTATTTGTACAGAGATACTTAATGGCTGAATGTATAGTTCTATGATTATGTGATATAATTTTCAACcgagaagagaaaaagaacacaaaatAAAATATTGATGTTCAATTTCTAAACTTCTGTGTGGCAGCAGTTTCTTCCATTCCTGCAGTACTCAATGCATGGTGCCCTCTGATAATACGACTTCTCTGAGCGTCGAGGCGGCAGATATGGCACAGGTCCAGCCATAGCTGATAGCATTGTCTGCCCGATCCTGACGCTAAATAATGGCCCACAGCAtaagtgtgtgtgtgcttgAGAATGCTCTTACGAGGCAATCTTGCAGACTGTAATGCGTCCTTACTTGTCGTGCACCTTGCCTGTGCTGATCGCGCAGTACCATTGCGTAGTATCAGGAGCTGGAATGGTTTATGTTTACATGCTCCAGGGACAGAAGCGGATCTGTGGGGCCTTTTATAATATGATGTGGTACTGACTCTTCATAGCAAGAACGGTAACAGTCATATGAATAAGTACGTCAACTAGGTTGCGTGCTGTTACTATGTTTTCCAGAAGGAATGTTGGGGATGTGTAGAGGTCCTGATACAGTTCTAGCAGCTCATTTTCTTGGCCTCCGTAACAGTATGCCTTCGTAAGATTTCTCCAATTCTAAAAGACTTAAGATTGAGTATCAGAAAAGGCCGCTAATCTTGCACGCGTtttcctctgtcgtctgctagtcacTTGTCGTCTGCTTGAAACGCCGAACACGTACCACGAGGCTGCAGAATTAATCTGACGCATGTCGGCGACGTAAGCGGTCGCCGAGGAAGTCTCTCATGCA contains:
- the LOC135399094 gene encoding DNA-binding protein inhibitor ID-2-like, producing MKADQQVPLSRCMAKVSDGRVSRPRKDRDLNQEEMQSLLAKLKELVPNMPRNKRLSKLEIIQNVIDYILDLQLALEAHPASRPSNGTSPVRQPLGVLSPSSNTVANTCGVLEMNGVDKIPSHLTDLIAAVVQQPSRPVSC